A single genomic interval of Lewinellaceae bacterium harbors:
- a CDS encoding NTP transferase domain-containing protein, which produces MKAIIPVAGAGTRLRPLTYTQPKPLIPVAGKPIISFILDQLIELGIREFIFVIGYLGEKIKNYVDTEYPHISREYVNQEVRLGSGHAIWTAREHLKHTDELFIFFGDTIIDVEFKKVLDSPHSCLCVKKVSDPREYGVVEYAQRGKFVKRVVEKPRIPKSDLAMVGFYKIRDVPRLIEALDFNIGHNIRSNGEFPLTDAFMYMIEKGVKFTTVTVDNWFNCGKKEVLLDTNATFLDRDGYASSDLPPYDNSIIIHPVSIGKNCNIQNSIIGPHVTIGDNARIKRSIIRDSIIGNFAHIKDINLKRSVVGNDTAITGLRQSLNIGDNTEIDFSLPQG; this is translated from the coding sequence ATGAAAGCGATCATCCCTGTTGCCGGCGCCGGAACCCGTCTTCGCCCTCTGACGTATACACAGCCGAAGCCGCTCATTCCCGTTGCCGGCAAACCCATCATCTCCTTTATCCTCGACCAGCTCATCGAGCTGGGCATCCGCGAGTTCATTTTTGTCATTGGTTATCTGGGCGAGAAAATCAAGAACTATGTCGATACGGAATACCCCCACATCAGCCGGGAATACGTCAACCAGGAGGTGCGGCTGGGCTCCGGCCATGCCATCTGGACTGCCCGGGAACACCTTAAGCACACCGACGAACTCTTCATCTTTTTCGGCGACACCATCATCGATGTCGAATTTAAAAAGGTGCTGGACAGCCCCCACTCCTGCCTTTGCGTCAAGAAGGTAAGCGACCCGCGCGAGTACGGAGTGGTGGAGTATGCCCAGCGCGGCAAATTCGTCAAACGGGTGGTGGAAAAACCTCGGATACCAAAATCCGACCTGGCCATGGTTGGGTTTTATAAGATCAGGGACGTACCCCGGTTGATCGAGGCCCTGGATTTCAACATCGGCCACAACATCCGTTCCAATGGAGAATTCCCGCTTACCGACGCCTTCATGTACATGATCGAGAAGGGCGTGAAATTTACTACCGTGACGGTAGACAACTGGTTCAACTGCGGCAAAAAGGAAGTGCTGCTCGATACCAACGCCACCTTCCTGGACCGCGACGGCTACGCCAGCTCCGACCTGCCGCCCTACGACAATTCCATCATCATCCACCCGGTGAGCATCGGCAAGAACTGCAACATCCAGAATTCCATCATCGGCCCTCATGTGACCATCGGCGACAACGCCCGCATCAAACGGTCCATTATCCGGGATTCCATCATCGGCAATTTTGCCCACATCAAAGACATCAACCTGAAACGCTCGGTAGTGGGCAACGATACGGCCATCACCGGGCTGCGGCAGAGCCTCAATATCGGGGATAATACGGAGATCGACTTCAGCCTGCCGCAGGGGTGA